The Clupea harengus chromosome 6, Ch_v2.0.2, whole genome shotgun sequence genome contains a region encoding:
- the LOC105900101 gene encoding complement C1q-like protein 4 — MVVELRVTLSFTQDELRNTKDLLRSVTERLAATENDMEDVKKDTAAQQTDLTIMKTEVMDLKMELSASETEVEELKTGHAAQEAELTAVETRLIATETKVENLEKRITENPKVAFSAGLTDSGYIETGKTDLNLVFTKIITNVGNAYNYMNGYFKAPVKGVYYFRFTVMDLPAGYMEIRMRKNGQHVMHLKEYDAYSQYSYLSSGVTLQLEVGDIVNMQLPPGHNLYDDSNNHSIFSGFLLFSL; from the coding sequence ATGGTAGTGGAGCTGAGGGTGACTCTGAGCTTCACTCAGGATGAGCTACGAAACACCAAAGACCTGCTGAGGTCAGTAACTGAGAGACTTGCAGCCACTGAGAATGACATGGAGGACGTGAAgaaagacactgcagcacaacaaacagaccTGACCATTATGAAGACTGAAGTGATGGACCTGAAGATGGAACTGTCTGCTagtgagactgaggtggagGAGCTAAAAACGGGACATGCAGCACAGgaggcagagctgacagcagtgGAGACCAGACTGATAGCCACTGAGACTAAAGTAGAGAATCTGGAGAAAAGGATTACAGAAAACCCCAAGGTGGCATTCTCAGCAGGTCTGACTGACTCAGGATACATAGAGACTGGGAAAACTGATCTGAACTTGGTCTTCACTAAAATCATCACCAATGTTGGAAATGCCTACAACTACATGAATGGCTATTTCAAAGCTCCAGTAAAAGGAGTCTACTACTTCAGATTCACAGTCATGGATCTTCCTGCGGGCTATATGGAAATCAGGATGCGTAAGAATGGACAGCATGTCATGCATTTGAAAGAGTATGATGCCTATAGTCAATACTCCTATCTCTCCAGCGGTgtgactctgcagctggaggtgggagataTAGTTAACATGCAACTCCCTCCAGGCCACAATCTCTATGATGATAGTAATAACCACAGCATcttcagtggcttcctgctcttttctctttga